From Sphingobium sp. B2D3C:
CGATCTGGAAAATCACATTGTCGACCGCGCGCTCTGAGCACAGACTGACGCTGGCGGACGGGGCGGCGCTGTCCGTCGTCGTAATGCGCCACGGGCGAGCGCGGCGGATGAAGCTGCGGTTCGATGAGCTGGGCGACCGGGCCCTGCTGACCATTCCCCCGCGTGCCTCCCTGCCGCGCGCCTTGGACTGGGTCCGGGCACAAGGGGAGTGGATCGAGGGGCAGCGGGGCCGCAATGGCGGGCTTGTCACGCTGGCCGATGGCGCGCTCGTGCCCTTTGAAGGCACGCCGCTGCGCATCGTTGCGACCGGCGCGCGTACCCGGCAGGTGCGGGCAGAGCAAGGCGAGCTACTGGTGGGCGGACCGGTCGATCTGGCGGGTGCACGGGCGCTGCGCTGGCTCAAAACGCACGCGCGCACGGCACTGACGACCGAAACGCAGGCCCTCGCGACCCGGCACGGCCTGCCGCTGCGTCAGGTGGCAATTGGCGATCCCCGCGCGCGTTGGGGTAGTTGCTCGGTGGATGGCAACATCCGCTACAGTTGGCGGCTGATTCTGGCGCCCCCGCATGTGCGGCTGGCCACCGTGGCGCACGAGGTCGCGCATCTGGAGCATATGCACCACGGCCCTGAATTCCATGCGCTGGTGCGCGCGATTTCACCGGTGTGCCCGGATGCGGCCCGCGCCTGGCTGCGCGCTGAAGGGCGTAGCCTGCATCGCTATACCGCCTGAGCGACCGCGTTCTTGATCTGTGAAAAACGTCGAAGGGCGCGGCTCGCACCGCGCCCTTCCGTCGTTCTGGCTATGCCCGCTCAGAAGCGGCTGCGCACCGTGATGCCATAAGTGCGCGGCTCGGCGAGATAGGCCGAGAAGAGCTGGTTCGACATGGCGCCGAACCGACCCAGTTGCGCGCGCGACTGGTGATTGGGGCTGGAGCTTTGCAGCGGGCTGTTGAAGGCGACCTGGCTGTAATCGCTGTCGAACAGATTCTGCGCCCACAGCTCGATGGCCCAGGCCTGTCCCGGACCGCGCAGGCCGATGCGGGCATTGGTGACGATGTAGCCGTCCTGCGCCTTCTCGGGATAGAGGTCCGAGCCGGTGTTATAGTCGCCGGTGATCCGGTTATCGACATAGACGAGGCCGCTGAAGCCGCCGCCCAGCTCCGGTGTCCAGGCAATGCTGCTGGTCGCCACCCAGCGCGGCGCGTTGCTGTTATCCTGCCCTTCGAGCAGGAACAGCGCGGGATCGAGCGGCACCGAGCCATCCGCATTGCCGACGAGTTGGTCGGCGAACTTGGCGCGGGTATAGGTTACCCCCGCCGTGGCGCGCAGCGAGCGAACCGGCTGGACATAGGCCTCGATCTCGACGCCCTGGCTGATGAGGCCGGGCTTGGTCTCGGCGCAGGTGCCGTTCGCGGCCTTGGCGCCATCGCAGCCATTGATGTTCTGGACGACGAAGCTGGTGCCGTTGAAGGTGTTGAGCTGGAAGTTGCTGAACGCCTGCCGGAAGGCGGCGAGGTTGAAGCCCCATTCGCGGCGCGCATATTTGAGGCCGATCTCGTAAGCGTCGACCGTCTCCGCGCCGAAGGCGAGGCTCGCCGCATCGGCATTGCTGCGTGGCGAGAAGTAAGTGATCGGCGCGATGCCGGTGCCGACCCCGGTATTGCCCAACTCGAACCGGTCCAGATTGTAGCCGCCCGCCTTATAGCCGCGCGAATAGC
This genomic window contains:
- a CDS encoding M48 family metallopeptidase, which translates into the protein MSTARSEHRLTLADGAALSVVVMRHGRARRMKLRFDELGDRALLTIPPRASLPRALDWVRAQGEWIEGQRGRNGGLVTLADGALVPFEGTPLRIVATGARTRQVRAEQGELLVGGPVDLAGARALRWLKTHARTALTTETQALATRHGLPLRQVAIGDPRARWGSCSVDGNIRYSWRLILAPPHVRLATVAHEVAHLEHMHHGPEFHALVRAISPVCPDAARAWLRAEGRSLHRYTA